In Haloterrigena alkaliphila, a single genomic region encodes these proteins:
- a CDS encoding 3-hydroxyacyl-CoA dehydrogenase family protein: protein MNIAVLGAGAMGHGIAHVSALGGHSVIVRDVEQELVDEGLEQIEMNLEEGIEREKITPAQKEDAIERLTGTVSLEAAVEEADLVIEAVPEQLDIKQDVFEDVEEFAPDDAILATNTSSLSVTEIASVLEDSSRCIGLHFFNPAHIMPLVEIVVAEQTSDDTKEFADHYVESIEKTPTTVNDVPGFASSRLGAMFSLEAIQMAQEGVASIEDIDETMRLGYNLPMGPIELVDHTGIDVNVEVMEYLREELGERFKPPQLLKRKLRAGKLGRKTGEGFYVWEDGEIVGVSGED from the coding sequence GCTCTCGGTGGACACTCAGTTATCGTTCGCGACGTCGAACAGGAACTCGTCGACGAGGGCCTCGAGCAGATCGAGATGAACCTCGAGGAAGGCATCGAGCGTGAGAAGATCACGCCGGCCCAGAAAGAGGATGCGATCGAGCGACTCACCGGAACGGTCTCGCTTGAGGCGGCCGTCGAGGAGGCCGATCTCGTCATCGAAGCGGTGCCTGAACAGCTCGATATCAAGCAGGACGTGTTCGAGGACGTCGAGGAGTTCGCTCCCGACGATGCGATTTTGGCGACGAACACGTCGTCGCTGTCGGTGACGGAAATCGCGAGCGTTCTCGAGGATTCGTCCCGCTGTATTGGACTTCACTTCTTCAACCCGGCCCACATCATGCCGCTAGTGGAAATCGTCGTCGCGGAGCAGACGAGCGACGACACGAAGGAGTTCGCTGATCACTACGTCGAGAGCATTGAGAAGACACCGACGACTGTCAACGACGTACCTGGGTTCGCGTCGTCTCGCCTCGGCGCGATGTTCAGCCTCGAGGCGATCCAAATGGCTCAGGAGGGGGTGGCAAGCATCGAGGACATCGACGAGACGATGCGACTGGGATACAATCTCCCGATGGGACCAATCGAACTCGTTGACCACACTGGTATTGATGTCAACGTCGAAGTGATGGAGTATCTCCGCGAAGAACTGGGTGAACGGTTCAAACCGCCTCAGTTACTGAAACGCAAGCTCCGGGCCGGGAAACTCGGCCGGAAGACCGGCGAGGGATTCTACGTCTGGGAGGACGGCGAGATTGTCGGTGTAAGCGGCGAGGATTAA
- a CDS encoding class I adenylate-forming enzyme family protein, with amino-acid sequence MEGLTLGDLAETNARKYPSDDCLVSLVDGARERITFREFDEQVNQIAQVLADRGVSEGDRVGVYMQNHPETIQSYYAAMKLGALPVPINHRFKDDEVGYVLRDSNASFCLFDSDARETISSIAAQDETEIDDYLYLGADVPDFAEGFHDARNGVSTDRIDVVPNRLDAAALMYTSGTTGKPKGCVLTHDNIIQNSVNTVYSCQFDENKDRFLVVTPLFHIAAFALFNNTFYCGSTTYLINDFDPVRVMEVIDAEEITGSFFVPMMSRALLNVDGFEDYDIDSFEHYMTGAAPSGEELKAELIESFDANLYEVFGQTETSPVTCLLDPENALEKPDSIGKPIVNVAVKIVGDNGEEVEPGEIGRIAYRGPTVFEKYLGMPEKTEEVFDDDGYFVSSDLVRRDEDGFLYFVGRYDDMIISGGENIHPAEIEEVLHEHERISEAAVVGVPDEEWTERVKAAIVLRDGASMTAEEVAEYVGDRIADFKKPREIEFRDELPRNPTGKIVKENLK; translated from the coding sequence GCCGACCGCGGCGTCTCGGAAGGTGATCGAGTTGGGGTCTACATGCAAAACCATCCGGAGACGATTCAGTCGTACTACGCAGCGATGAAGCTCGGCGCTCTGCCGGTACCGATCAATCATCGGTTCAAAGACGACGAAGTGGGATACGTTCTCCGAGACAGCAACGCATCGTTCTGTCTCTTCGATAGCGACGCGAGAGAAACGATCTCGTCCATCGCGGCGCAAGACGAAACGGAGATCGACGACTACCTCTACCTCGGCGCAGACGTCCCCGACTTCGCCGAGGGATTCCACGATGCTCGTAATGGTGTTTCCACCGATCGAATCGATGTGGTTCCAAATCGCCTCGACGCCGCCGCCCTCATGTACACGAGCGGAACGACTGGGAAGCCAAAAGGCTGCGTCCTCACCCACGATAACATCATCCAGAATTCCGTAAACACGGTGTATAGCTGTCAGTTCGATGAGAACAAGGACCGATTCCTCGTCGTCACACCGCTGTTTCATATCGCCGCGTTCGCGCTGTTCAACAACACCTTCTACTGCGGTTCGACGACGTATCTGATAAACGATTTCGATCCGGTTCGCGTGATGGAGGTCATCGATGCCGAGGAGATTACCGGGTCCTTTTTCGTTCCGATGATGAGTCGTGCGCTTCTCAACGTGGACGGCTTCGAGGACTACGACATCGACTCGTTCGAGCACTACATGACCGGCGCCGCCCCGTCCGGTGAGGAACTCAAAGCGGAGCTCATCGAGTCGTTCGACGCGAACCTCTACGAGGTGTTCGGACAGACTGAAACGTCACCGGTCACCTGCCTGCTTGATCCGGAAAATGCCCTCGAAAAACCGGATAGCATCGGCAAACCGATCGTCAACGTTGCCGTCAAAATCGTCGGCGATAACGGTGAGGAAGTCGAACCCGGCGAGATCGGCCGAATCGCGTATCGAGGGCCGACCGTCTTCGAGAAGTACCTCGGGATGCCGGAAAAGACCGAGGAAGTGTTCGACGACGACGGGTACTTCGTGTCCTCGGACCTCGTTCGTCGAGACGAAGACGGATTCCTCTATTTCGTCGGTCGATACGACGATATGATCATCTCCGGTGGCGAGAACATCCACCCCGCCGAGATTGAGGAAGTCCTGCACGAACACGAGCGCATTTCGGAAGCAGCCGTCGTGGGCGTTCCCGACGAGGAGTGGACTGAACGGGTGAAAGCGGCCATCGTCCTCCGCGACGGAGCGTCGATGACCGCCGAGGAGGTTGCGGAGTACGTCGGCGATCGCATCGCCGACTTCAAGAAACCTCGCGAGATCGAGTTCCGGGACGAACTGCCGCGCAATCCGACCGGAAAGATCGTCAAAGAGAATCTGAAGTGA